The DNA segment GGCTCCCTGGCGCCTGCGACAGTTTCTTTTCCAGGGTCTCCTTCTTTTTCTTGAGCAGTGCTATAGCCTGGGCCGGTGTGTGGGAAAGAAGGTAGTATTTGAACTGCATCCGGTAGAGGAGCGCCCCGCTTACTCCCAGGGCAGTGGCATCGTATGCCTTCCAGGCGTGGCCTTTCTTGAGCATGCGAACCTCTATGGGAACATTTACTCCTTTCCACAGGACAGTGAGACGTACCACTGCCGTCTTTTTGGAAATGAGCTCTTCACCAAGATAACGTACTTGCTCGCCTCTATACTTCTGCTGCAGCTTGCTCAGATAGAAGTCACCGATAAATTTGGCAAATACCGTAGTGAATTCTTGCCGCTCCTGCAGACTGAATTGCTTCCAGTTAGCAGCAAGAACCAGGCGTGAAAATGCCCCAAAATCGAAATGGTCCTGCAGAATATGCCACAACTTCTGGCGTTGTACGTCACTGAGATGCCCACTTTTATAGAGAGGATCTTGCAGAATTCGGATGCCTTCTTCGATGCCTCTTTTTACCGCTTGCAAAGGCTCCTCAGCTGCGGCTGCAGATGTTAGAATAGGATGGCAG comes from the Deltaproteobacteria bacterium genome and includes:
- a CDS encoding ABC transporter substrate-binding protein codes for the protein MKLQLQRASRRKYLMLTITLLFLVVCHPILTSAAAAEEPLQAVKRGIEEGIRILQDPLYKSGHLSDVQRQKLWHILQDHFDFGAFSRLVLAANWKQFSLQERQEFTTVFAKFIGDFYLSKLQQKYRGEQVRYLGEELISKKTAVVRLTVLWKGVNVPIEVRMLKKGHAWKAYDATALGVSGALLYRMQFKYYLLSHTPAQAIALLKKKKETLEKKLSQAPGSRAARLSVKSGW